The Collimonas fungivorans Ter331 genome has a segment encoding these proteins:
- a CDS encoding shikimate dehydrogenase family protein — protein sequence MLEISGSTRIFPVIGWPVEQVKAPALFNAYFKRHGIDARVIPLKIAPSGYLSAVRMLMAAENVGGILVSIPHKPLSVDAVDRPTPRAVLAGACNAIYKSADGQLVGDLIDGEGFIRAFDRTCGDTRFDWQRAKALVVGSGGVGCAVAAALAARGIGHVAIYDTRREQAEALRQRLQDMFTETEVVIGAPSAAGYDLVVNSTPLGMGPDDPLPLDLDGIAPSCIVADCGMKIEMTRLLLQAQRHGCRIQKGREMMIEQAPLYLELFGWPGVSSDAFRVLEAI from the coding sequence ATGCTTGAGATTTCCGGCAGCACCCGCATTTTCCCGGTGATCGGCTGGCCGGTCGAGCAAGTCAAGGCGCCAGCCCTGTTCAACGCCTACTTCAAGCGCCACGGCATCGATGCTCGCGTCATCCCGCTCAAGATCGCGCCGTCCGGCTACCTCTCGGCAGTGCGCATGCTGATGGCGGCAGAAAACGTCGGCGGTATCCTGGTGTCGATCCCGCACAAGCCGCTGAGCGTCGACGCGGTAGACCGGCCGACGCCGCGCGCAGTGCTGGCCGGCGCCTGCAACGCCATCTATAAAAGCGCGGATGGACAACTGGTCGGCGACCTGATCGACGGCGAAGGTTTCATCCGCGCCTTCGACCGCACCTGCGGCGATACGCGCTTCGACTGGCAACGGGCCAAGGCGCTGGTGGTCGGCAGCGGCGGCGTCGGCTGCGCTGTGGCGGCAGCGCTGGCGGCGCGCGGCATCGGCCATGTCGCCATTTACGATACGCGGCGCGAGCAGGCCGAAGCGCTGCGGCAGCGCCTGCAGGACATGTTCACAGAAACCGAAGTGGTGATCGGTGCGCCGTCCGCGGCGGGATACGACCTGGTAGTCAATTCGACGCCGCTTGGCATGGGCCCGGACGATCCGCTGCCGCTCGACCTGGACGGCATTGCGCCATCCTGCATCGTCGCCGACTGCGGCATGAAGATAGAAATGACCCGGCTGCTGCTGCAAGCGCAGCGCCATGGCTGCCGCATCCAGAAGGGGCGCGAAATGATGATCGAGCAGGCGCCGCTATACCTGGAACTGTTCGGCTGGCCGGGCGTGTCTTCGGATGCGTTCCGGGTTCTGGAGGCGATATGA